One region of Labrus mixtus chromosome 1, fLabMix1.1, whole genome shotgun sequence genomic DNA includes:
- the lrrc4cb gene encoding leucine-rich repeat-containing protein 4C encodes MLNTMISSLQRQTMRGRRLKGALSNPLFVLLLALQILVVAGLVRAQTCPSVCSCSNQFSKVICTRRSLRDVPDGISTNTRYLNLQDNLIQVIKVDSFKHLRHLEILQLSKNHIRSIEIGAFNGLASLNTLELFDNRLTTIPNGAFEYLSKLKELWLRNNPIESIPSYAFNRVPSLRRLDLGELKRLSYISDGAFKDLSNLRYLNLGMCNLKEIPNILPLVRLEELEMSGNLITVIKPSSFTGLANLQKLWMMHAQIQTIERNSFDDLQSLVELNLAHNNLTFLPHDLFTPLHRLERVHLHHNPWNCNCDILWLSWWLKEAVPANTSCCARCHAPTAFKGRYIGELDHSYFQCDIPVIVEPPTDLNVTEGMGAELKCRTSSLTSISWLTPNGSLVTHGAYKVRLSVLNDGTLNFTTVSMQDTGTYTCMVSNTAGNISASAVLNVTSVENSGVTYFTTVTVETIETPGDDSQTPLPPFGWVSSSTTKGTPVSTRTTERTYTIPVLDLDGEGALNGLDEVMKTTKIIIGCFVAITLMAAVLLVIFYKMRKQHNQQDPDGPASSMEVITVEEELAGVAAMERHLSLPPLEHYNHYNTYKSTYHHPPMLSTIHSSATQEPLLIQACSKDNVQETQI; translated from the coding sequence ATGCTGAACACAATGATCTCCTCCCTCCAGCGCCAGACAATGAGAGGTCGTAGGCTGAAGGGGGCGCTGTCCAACCCCCTCTTTGTGCTGCTCTTGGCCCTTCAGATCCTGGTGGTGGCTGGGCTGGTTCGTGCTCAGACATGTCCTTCTGTTTGCTCATGCAGTAACCAGTTCAGTAAAGTCATATGCACCCGCCGCAGTCTACGGGATGTCCCCGATGGCATTTCCACCAACACTCGCTACCTGAACCTACAGGACAACCTAATCCAGGTCATCAAAGTAGACAGTTTCAAACATCTGCGCCATCTGGAGATACTCCAGCTGAGCAAGAATCACATCCGCAGCATTGAAATTGGCGCTTTTAATGGACTGGCCAGTCTTAACACCTTGGAGCTCTTTGATAATCGGCTCACGACAATCCCCAATGGCGCATTTGAGTACCTGTCCAAGCTGAAGGAATTGTGGCTACGGAACAACCCCATTGAAAGTATACCATCTTATGCCTTCAACCGAGTCCCCTCGCTTCGAAGGCTGGATCTAGGTGAGCTCAAACGTCTCTCCTATATTTCTGATGGGGCCTTCAAGGACTTGAGCAACTTGCGCTACCTGAATCTGGGAATGTGCAACCTCAAGGAGATCCCAAATATCTTACCTTTGGTCAGGCTTGAAGAGCTCGAAATGTCAGGAAACCTGATCACTGTTATCAAGCCCAGCTCCTTTACAGGATTAGCTAACCTCCAGAAGCTGTGGATGATGCATGCTCAGATCCAAACTATTGAGAGGAATTCTTTTGATGACCTTCAGTCACTTGTGGAGCTCAACCTGGCACACAACAATCTGACCTTTCTACCACATGACCTCTTCACCCCGTTGCATCGCCTAGAGCGGGTCCACCTTCACCACAACCCTTGGAACTGCAACTGTGATATCTTGTGGCTCAGCTGGTGGCTGAAGGAGGCAGTACCTGCCAACACCAGCTGCTGCGCCCGTTGTCATGCTCCTACAGCCTTTAAAGGTCGCTATATTGGGGAATTGGATCACAGCTACTTCCAATGTGATATTCCTGTCATCGTTGAACCACCAACTGACTTGAATGTGACTGAAGGCATGGGGGCAGAGCTTAAATGTCGTACAAGCTCACTGACATCCATCAGCTGGCTGACACCAAATGGTTCGTTGGTGACACACGGGGCTTATAAGGTGCGCTTATCTGTACTCAACGATGGGACACTGAACTTTACGACCGTCTCAATGCAGGACACTGGGACTTACACTTGTATGGTAAGCAACACAGCAGGCAACATTTCTGCCTCTGCTGTGCTTAATGTCACTTCTGTGGAAAACAGCGGGGTGACCTATTTTACCACAGTCACAGTGGAGACCATTGAGACCCCAGGAGATGATAGCCAAACGCCGCTTCCCCCATTTGGCTGGGTATCATCATCAACGACAAAAGGTACTCCTGTTTCCACAAGGACCACAGAGCGGACTTATACCATTCCAGTTCTTGATCTGGATGGCGAGGGAGCCCTCAATGGCCTGGATGAGGTGATGAAAACCACCAAGATTATCATTGGCTGCTTTGTGGCCATCACGCTTATGGCTGCTGTATTGCTGGTTATTTTCTACAAAATGAGGAAGCAGCATAACCAGCAGGATCCTGATGGGCCTGCCTCCTCCATGGAGGTTATCACTGTTGAAGAAGAGCTTGCAGGTGTCGCTGCCATGGAGAGACACCTATCTCTGCCCCCTCTAGAGCACTACAACCACTACAACACCTACAAGAGCACTTACCACCACCCTCCCATGCTCAGTACCATACACAGCTCAGCGACACAGGAACCTTTACTGATTCAAGCCTGCTCAAAAGACAATGTACAAGAGACCCAAATCTGA